The stretch of DNA GTGTTGACGCTAATATCTTTGTAGCCCAAGAAGAACGAGAGTACGCAATCCGATCATTCAAAACAGGCGCCAAGGACGTCATGGTCGCCTCTGGTGTCGCTTCCAAAGGTCTCGATTTTAACGAAATCCAACACGTCATCGTCTACTCTATGCCCAAGGAAATTGAAGATTACGTCCACGAAATTGGTCGTACAGGTCGTTCGGGAAAGACCGGTTTGGCGACAACGTTTGTCAATATGAACACGTCCGAGCAGACATTGCTGGATCTAAAGTACCTTTTGATGGAAGCGAAGCAAAAGATTCCTgatttcctcctttccattGATGACCCGCGTGCGATCCAGGGAGGTGCTCTCAAGGGATGTCCCATCTGTGGCGGCCTCGGTCACGGTTTGTCAGATTGTCCAAAACTCGAAGAGGAGACTAGAAGGAAACAGGCGGCGCAGACAAGATAccaaggtggaggatattAGAGAGGGGTTTTTTTTGCTGTTTGCTGGTGCCTCTCGGTGTATCATTGGGGAGTATAGATATGTTGTATTTATATGTATGACATCTTGTATGACTGTTCTTCGGCCGCCTGCCAACAAGCCCTTCCACATCGAGTGTATTAGTTTGTTTTGGGTTCGATTGGCGACCCCCAGTCCCGTTTTGACATCATTACTTCTTGAATCGAAGCATCACGCAATACATATTCTGCCCCAATCCTGTACCTGCTCATAATCAATCTACCAATGGCTTTGAAATTTGCTCTAGGAACGCATCATCGAGGAGTTGACGAGTGGCAAACAGAAATAGCCGAAATCAGTCGCGGCTTGCGGTGATTACCGTTATCGCATTTCGCCGATGGTTCCCATAATTATTATTGTATGCGATAGATATGCCCGAATGGCTTCGTTATAAAATGCCGACATCTcgtcctctctttctcttatCTCCCCCATTTCACTTTCCCCCCGTATCCAACATGGGATCACCGAACGAGAAAGAGGTATTACCATCGATCATTCCACCCAAAGAGGCGGAACagccaaggaagaagggccGATTAGGGGTGTATCGATTCCTCATTGGCTCCGCtactttcctcttcatacAATTTCTTCTCTACATTTCTCCCTATCCAAAGTTTTCAATCTTTAACAATCTTATCGAGGATAGCTCGTCTTCTACCAACAGTACTTGTCAGCAAGCTGATCCTATTTATCCCAAATCGTTCAACCCCTCTGAACTTGTCaagggcgagaaggagcagaTCATTGAATGGCTCAGTGGAGCAGTCAGAGTACCGACGGAGGTTTTTGATGTAATGGGTGAgattggagatgatgagcgtTGGGATGTATTCTACAAATTTTCCGATTGTGAGTTATCAGCGTCAATGTCAGGTTTCATACTGACAATTGGGATTGTCAGATCTGGAGGAGTCTTTCCCCCTTGTGTGAGTTTGCTTGAGACTTGAATAACACTTGGAAGGCAGATGATTTATGTTACCTTCTAGACACAAGCATTTGAAGAGAAATAGGGTCGTCACTCATGCTCTTGTCTTTGAATGGGAAGGCTCCGACTCCTCCCTCAAACCTTTGTTGCTCACCGGTCACCAAGGTATGGACTGCTCAAACGAAGAGGAGTGGGACCATAACTGACCTGTAATAATTCAGATGTGGTACCCGTTCTTCCTGCTACCCGCGATCAATGGACCCATGACCCCTTCGGAGGGGAGTATGATGGGAAGTACATCTGGGGTCGAGGATCCAGCGATGACAAGTCTGGTACAATCGGTGCTCTGTAAGTTATTGCGGACATGCAGCATGGAATCCTGGACAGATGTTGACCATTGTCTTATTATAGCTCTGCTGTCGAACTTTTGCTTAAGTCGGGAAAGTTTACGCCTCGACGGACTGTCATTCTCGCTTTCGGCATTGACGAAGAGACTGGCGGCAAGGTGGTTCGTCTCCTCTAGCCCCCCTTCCCTCATTAATGGGCTCGTATCGAAACAGATCAGTGACTGACTAATTCATAGGGCGCACTCAATATTGGTCAATGGTTGGAAGAAAAATACGGCAAGGACTCTATGGCGTTGTTGGTTGACGAAGGTAACGGTATTGAGTCTGCATGGGGACAAGTAAGCTTTGAAATCCTTTTTTGTTTGCAAATACTAATCAGATGGCAATCTAGCTCTTTGCGGCCCCTGCAGTGGGCGAGAAGGGCTACATGGATCTTGAGCTCAAGGTGGAAACCCTCGGTGGCCACAGCTCTGTCCCTCGTAAGTGCCCTACCATTATTTCAATCAACAAGCTGAGCTGAGATTCCGACCGTTAAGCTGCTCACACCGGTATTGGTTatatctctcttctcattGCGGCTCTTGAGCGCCACCCTCACAAACCTTACCTCaacccttcctctcccctcGTCAACTTTATCTCCTGTGCAGCCAACTCACCCGCCCAcatcccttcccatcttGCCAAGGCCATTCACAAGGTGGAGAACTCTCTCAAGCACGGCGATGGTAAGAAAGTGAACAGGAAGGCCTTGAAACAGGTCGAGGATTGGTGGGTTACTGGCAGCTATGAGGATGGGACGTTGGGTAAAGGAATGGGTAAAGCCATGGTGTCTACTACCCAGGCAGTTGATATCATCAATGGTGGTCTGAAGGTCAACGCTTTGGTAAGCAAACCCAGCATTTAGGGAACCAGGTATGGCACATTAACTTGATGTTACAGCCTGAAAGTGTCGTCGCCATTGTGAACCACCGAATCAACTTGGCCTCATCCGTCGCCGAACTCCAGCAACAAATCACAGACGTCATCGCCCCTGTTGCCTCCAAGCTCAACCTTGCTGTTGAAGCTTTCGGTCAAGAGATACAGCCCCACGGACACGGATGCCATTTCTCCAAGAATGACGGCCCTAAGGCTGGCAAGGTGATCCTCAATGTAGCATTCAACTCCAGCCTTGACCCTGCTCCCGTCTCCCCGTTCACTGTGGAAAGCCCTGCTTGGAGATTGTTGTCTGGAACCGTGAAGGGTGTTTATGCTACAAGACCTGGTGCTGAGGAGGCTGAGGCTGGGAGCGATGAGATTATTATGGCGCCCTCCATCTCGACTGGTGTAAGCATTTGTTTTCTCAATCCACTTTATCGTAGCTGATTTCTGACTTACGGGTCGAAATAGAACACCGACACTAAGCGATACTGGAACCTTACCAAGAATATCTACCGATTTGCTTATCAGATCGTGGGCCCTGGGTTCAATAATGTTCACACCATCGACGAGCACATTGTGAGTTCTAACTGTCTAGGGCAATCCAGATAACGCTGATAAAAATGGCGGCTGAAGGAGGCTGACGTCTTCATTGAGCAAGTCCGATGGTTCATGAACTTCATCGTCAACGTAGATGAGAGCGATGAAGTTTGATTCATAAATATTAAATTATGTATGATGGGAAAGATTCGACAGAAGAAATATTTACAAATGATAGTACAACAAAGAACGACATGAACAGAAGATATTCCAATTTATCATTCTGGCTACAATTTGTCCCTTTGCATCTCCCATAGCTGTAGCACTTTGGtgccttcctctcccagTTGCAAACTTCTCCCCTCAACGTTGCTTCCGATGGCCAAGCCTTCTGCGGCATAGACAGCGGCTAAAGTTCCAACCGGCACTGGCCTTCCGTTGTAGATCGCATGCTCTTCCCAAGCCGTTTCATCTGAAATTAATCGTCCCAACTTGACTgcgtcgtcatcatcagttCGGAATCTTGACCGACAGTGCACCAAGTCCCCGTATTTCCCAGCAAATTGCCTCACAACAATACCTTGAAATAACCTATCGTTCGCTTCTGGAAAGTGTAGTCGTTCGACTTCACATTTCCTGCTAAAGTCGCGTATTTGATAATTCGAATAGGTGGGACAATAGATAATCGTCAGGCGAGGAGCGGAGGAAAGCTGGGGGAGGCCGACGGTGGTAAGATGCTGAATGGTACTCAGTCGGGGGTATAAATACTCTTCCCAGCGGTAGTCTGTATCTGTAAAGTACAGAGATACTTTGATTTGATATTTTTGCAGGTTGGGAAGCGGTGGTATTAGATAATCATTCTGGTGGGGTGTGTTAGTCACGGATACAAAGTACAATTGTCCTGCATCATGCTTACTGTGCAAATCCTAGTTTTCAGTTCTGTCACGTTCCACAGCACTGAAAGCTCCCCCACACTTTTAAATCCATCTAATTCGCATAGAGCGTAGAAACAATTGGAAGAGATCTC from Cryptococcus neoformans var. neoformans B-3501A chromosome 7, whole genome shotgun sequence encodes:
- a CDS encoding hypothetical protein (HMMPfam hit to Peptidase_M20, Peptidase family M20/M25/M40, score: 142.2, E(): 1.1e-39), with product MGSPNEKEVLPSIIPPKEAEQPRKKGRLGVYRFLIGSATFLFIQFLLYISPYPKFSIFNNLIEDSSSSTNSTCQQADPIYPKSFNPSELVKGEKEQIIEWLSGAVRVPTEVFDVMGEIGDDERWDVFYKFSDYLEESFPLVHKHLKRNRVVTHALVFEWEGSDSSLKPLLLTGHQDVVPVLPATRDQWTHDPFGGEYDGKYIWGRGSSDDKSGTIGALSAVELLLKSGKFTPRRTVILAFGIDEETGGKVGALNIGQWLEEKYGKDSMALLVDEGNGIESAWGQLFAAPAVGEKGYMDLELKVETLGGHSSVPPAHTGIGYISLLIAALERHPHKPYLNPSSPLVNFISCAANSPAHIPSHLAKAIHKVENSLKHGDGKKVNRKALKQVEDWWVTGSYEDGTLGKGMGKAMVSTTQAVDIINGGLKVNALPESVVAIVNHRINLASSVAELQQQITDVIAPVASKLNLAVEAFGQEIQPHGHGCHFSKNDGPKAGKVILNVAFNSSLDPAPVSPFTVESPAWRLLSGTVKGVYATRPGAEEAEAGSDEIIMAPSISTGNTDTKRYWNLTKNIYRFAYQIVGPGFNNVHTIDEHIEADVFIEQVRWFMNFIVNVDESDEV